A single genomic interval of Bacillus oleivorans harbors:
- a CDS encoding DUF6917 domain-containing protein, which translates to MDPYKAGMIPSNIYQERRMVSGKLVAVMDCYLENRGLQLIPQPTRAFKKWDIIELIATEETSSQNSTINSIAYLGFFEVTSGGIIQKSDKLKVNEKIIGSVLGYDETHMPNHINMIINLKEQRTGLELGFKVMDEVSFLTR; encoded by the coding sequence ATGGACCCATACAAGGCAGGAATGATTCCCTCCAATATTTATCAAGAACGGAGAATGGTTTCAGGAAAGCTTGTTGCAGTTATGGATTGTTATCTAGAAAACAGAGGGCTTCAGTTAATCCCACAGCCTACAAGGGCATTTAAAAAATGGGACATTATTGAATTAATTGCTACTGAGGAAACATCTAGTCAGAACAGTACTATTAACTCCATTGCATATTTAGGATTTTTTGAAGTAACAAGTGGTGGGATTATTCAAAAATCAGACAAGTTAAAGGTTAATGAAAAAATTATAGGTTCTGTATTAGGCTACGATGAAACCCATATGCCAAACCATATAAATATGATTATCAATCTAAAGGAACAGAGAACAGGTCTGGAATTAGGATTCAAAGTAATGGATGAAGTATCTTTTTTAACCAGGTAA
- a CDS encoding helix-turn-helix domain-containing protein, translating to MDDIGKVIRNLRKERGVTLKQVSEKTGLSISFLSQVERGKSSVTLQSISKISDALEVSRSYFFNDHKNKNKIYRRSDHEFNFHNSNFVYEGLSGNVKNQVFEPMLVLLLPNKENVQTSTHQGQEFIYVLEGTLTVLIEDEIMELEPGDSFHIDSTTPHTWYNATSEPVKLLYVYSRL from the coding sequence ATGGATGATATTGGTAAGGTTATTAGAAATCTTCGAAAAGAAAGGGGGGTTACATTAAAGCAGGTTTCTGAGAAAACTGGACTTTCTATAAGTTTTTTATCCCAAGTTGAGCGTGGTAAGTCTTCCGTAACACTGCAATCTATTTCAAAAATCTCAGATGCTCTTGAAGTTAGCAGGAGTTATTTTTTTAACGATCACAAAAATAAAAACAAAATTTATCGCAGAAGTGATCATGAATTTAATTTCCATAACTCTAATTTTGTTTATGAAGGACTTTCAGGAAATGTAAAAAATCAAGTTTTTGAGCCAATGTTGGTTTTACTGTTACCAAATAAGGAAAATGTTCAAACATCAACTCATCAAGGGCAAGAATTTATCTATGTTTTAGAGGGGACTTTGACTGTATTAATCGAGGATGAAATAATGGAACTTGAACCTGGAGATAGTTTTCATATTGATTCTACTACACCACATACATGGTATAACGCTACTTCTGAACCAGTAAAACTTTTATATGTTTATTCACGCTTGTGA
- a CDS encoding nuclease-related domain-containing protein, with protein sequence MLLKGRAESDDLMMMRFLNARMELSEKEKFYYSNLEKGYEGEVKFDQLTESLQEERYIITDLLLEVNNSYFQIDTVIISQGVIHLLDIKNFQGDCYLESDKLYAMTTSREYKNPLDQLKRSSTLFRQLLQILKQNYLVEASVIFINPEFTLFQAPIDQPIILPTQVNRFLKDLNNTPSKLNDGHKKLAQKLLSLHQTKNPFTMVLKYHYDQL encoded by the coding sequence ATGTTACTTAAAGGCCGAGCTGAATCGGATGATTTAATGATGATGCGTTTTTTAAACGCGCGAATGGAGTTATCTGAAAAGGAAAAGTTTTACTATTCAAACCTTGAAAAGGGCTATGAAGGGGAGGTAAAATTTGACCAACTGACAGAAAGTCTACAAGAAGAAAGGTATATCATAACTGACTTGCTCCTAGAAGTAAACAACTCCTATTTTCAAATAGATACAGTGATTATTTCACAGGGAGTTATTCACCTTTTGGATATTAAAAATTTTCAAGGTGATTGTTACTTAGAATCGGATAAACTTTATGCCATGACGACGAGTCGCGAATATAAGAATCCTTTAGACCAGTTAAAAAGGAGTTCGACTCTATTCCGCCAACTGCTCCAAATCCTCAAACAAAATTACCTTGTTGAAGCCTCCGTTATCTTTATAAACCCTGAATTCACCTTATTTCAAGCTCCAATAGACCAACCTATAATATTACCAACCCAGGTAAATCGTTTTTTGAAAGATTTAAATAATACACCTTCTAAATTAAATGATGGACACAAAAAACTAGCCCAAAAGTTACTATCATTACATCAAACTAAAAATCCATTTACCATGGTGCTTAAATATCATTATGACCAGCTGTAA
- a CDS encoding amino acid ABC transporter ATP-binding protein, protein MEVIELINLKKRFNGNEVLKGIDMTVHKSEVVVIMGPSGSGKSTLLRCITFLEEPDRGTVKLGEQKVEAGLPLNKKRKSTIRELRQNTGFVFQQFNLFPHKTALENVMEGPIVIKKMDRELARKKAIELLTKVGLVNRMDHYPAQLSGGQQQRVAIARALSMEPMVMLYDEPTSALDPELVREVLQVMKELAKEGMTMMVVTHEMSFARDVADRIIFMDEGRIIEEGSAEEIFNNPKEKRTKQFLQDVTNLPVLDG, encoded by the coding sequence GTGGAAGTCATAGAACTAATAAATTTAAAGAAAAGATTTAATGGAAATGAGGTGTTAAAAGGAATCGATATGACGGTTCATAAAAGTGAAGTTGTTGTAATTATGGGCCCGAGCGGTTCAGGTAAGTCCACTTTACTCCGATGTATTACATTTCTCGAAGAACCAGATAGGGGAACAGTAAAACTCGGAGAGCAAAAAGTGGAAGCGGGACTTCCTTTAAATAAAAAAAGAAAAAGTACCATAAGGGAATTGCGCCAAAACACAGGATTTGTATTTCAGCAATTTAACCTGTTTCCCCATAAAACAGCACTAGAAAACGTCATGGAAGGACCAATTGTCATTAAAAAGATGGATCGGGAACTCGCAAGAAAGAAAGCAATTGAATTACTGACAAAGGTAGGATTAGTTAATAGAATGGACCATTATCCCGCCCAGCTTTCAGGCGGCCAGCAGCAAAGAGTTGCCATTGCACGGGCACTATCAATGGAGCCCATGGTTATGCTGTATGACGAACCAACATCCGCATTAGACCCTGAGCTTGTCCGTGAGGTACTTCAAGTTATGAAAGAGCTAGCAAAAGAAGGAATGACGATGATGGTTGTAACCCATGAAATGTCTTTTGCCAGGGATGTGGCTGATCGAATTATTTTTATGGATGAAGGCCGAATCATCGAAGAAGGAAGTGCAGAAGAAATCTTTAATAATCCTAAAGAGAAAAGAACGAAACAATTTTTACAAGATGTGACGAATCTGCCAGTGTTGGATGGTTAA
- a CDS encoding amino acid ABC transporter permease, whose protein sequence is MDFTIIIDALPLLLKAAIVTISLAVVSIIIALILGFFTALARISNIKVLKIIATVYVSMIRGTPLLVQIFVIYYGLPQINIALDPVPSGIFALSLNAGAYLSESFRASILAVDKGQMEAAVSMGMTYAQAMRRIILPQSIRIAIPTLSNSYIILIKDTSLVSVITVTELLQMSTLIIAKTFEPLTLYLTAAAIYWVIITFFTVLLDRLEKRTSRHLA, encoded by the coding sequence ATGGACTTTACCATCATCATAGATGCATTACCACTCTTATTAAAGGCTGCAATCGTAACTATTTCTTTAGCGGTGGTATCTATAATCATTGCTTTAATACTTGGTTTCTTTACGGCCTTAGCGAGAATATCCAATATTAAAGTATTAAAAATAATCGCAACTGTTTATGTTTCTATGATTCGGGGGACTCCGCTGCTGGTGCAAATTTTTGTAATTTATTACGGATTACCTCAGATTAATATAGCATTAGATCCGGTTCCCTCTGGCATATTTGCTCTAAGTTTAAATGCAGGAGCTTATCTTTCAGAGTCATTTCGTGCATCTATCCTGGCTGTAGACAAAGGTCAAATGGAAGCTGCGGTTTCAATGGGAATGACATACGCACAAGCAATGAGAAGAATCATTCTTCCGCAAAGTATTAGAATAGCAATCCCTACTTTGTCCAATTCCTATATTATCCTTATAAAAGATACATCTTTAGTTTCCGTCATTACGGTTACGGAATTACTGCAAATGTCTACTCTCATCATTGCCAAAACATTTGAGCCCCTAACCCTCTACTTAACAGCGGCAGCCATTTATTGGGTTATCATAACTTTTTTCACGGTCCTTTTAGATCGATTAGAAAAAAGAACGTCAAGACATTTAGCATAG